The Methanobacterium sp. BAmetb5 genome includes a region encoding these proteins:
- a CDS encoding CBS domain-containing protein, translated as MLTSVQKEILQSLINLYRNSEGMSVKGEEIAELMNRNPGTIRNQMQSLRSLGLVKGVPGPRGGYKPTIKAYHTLNIQDTDKKSLVPIYKEGEPVRDISVAKIEFTSIPHPGECEAAIKAVGNIKTLDLGDKIRVGPTPVNKLVVDGVVVGRDDMDNIILLDTTGIRSIPKRRVMDVATPNLITLDGLTTIRDAARVLSTNSIEGAPVMDDGEVRGMVTLSDISRALAEAREDMKVVDIMTKNAITVDEDVVIADAIELMNKKHIGRLIVVDKAGKAQGIVTRTDLLDKIAGLK; from the coding sequence ATGCTTACATCAGTTCAAAAGGAAATACTACAGAGTCTCATAAATTTATACCGCAACTCAGAAGGAATGTCAGTTAAAGGAGAAGAAATAGCTGAGTTGATGAACCGTAACCCTGGAACCATCCGTAATCAGATGCAATCCCTCCGGAGTTTGGGCCTGGTCAAAGGAGTCCCCGGACCCCGCGGAGGTTACAAACCAACTATCAAGGCATACCACACCCTCAACATCCAGGACACCGACAAAAAGAGTCTGGTACCCATATATAAAGAGGGAGAACCAGTTAGGGATATTTCAGTGGCCAAAATAGAATTCACCAGTATCCCCCACCCCGGAGAATGTGAAGCAGCCATCAAAGCCGTGGGAAACATCAAAACCCTGGATCTGGGTGATAAGATAAGGGTAGGTCCCACACCAGTAAACAAACTGGTAGTGGATGGAGTGGTAGTAGGCCGGGATGACATGGACAACATAATCCTCCTGGACACCACTGGAATCCGCAGCATCCCCAAAAGAAGGGTAATGGATGTAGCCACACCCAACCTCATAACCCTGGATGGATTAACCACCATCCGAGATGCAGCCCGGGTTTTATCCACCAACAGCATAGAAGGCGCCCCGGTAATGGATGACGGGGAAGTCAGGGGAATGGTAACCCTCTCCGATATCAGCCGAGCCCTGGCCGAGGCACGGGAAGATATGAAAGTAGTGGATATCATGACCAAAAACGCCATCACCGTGGACGAAGACGTGGTCATTGCCGACGCCATTGAACTCATGAACAAAAAACACATCGGCCGTTTAATTGTGGTGGACAAGGCCGGAAAGGCACAGGGCATTGTAACCCGTACTGATCTCCTGGATAAAATCGCCGGATTAAAATAA
- a CDS encoding DUF5518 domain-containing protein: MENINWKAVLAGSATAIVLGVLSSFLLMLSPIYSYGIYVGFLIGALLTGYMVGGTYVEGAKHGIVMGIVTAIILGGVSMIFDLIFPREAPASIVIMGEIYALIITLIVCSAVGSIFGGIGAEIRGYKFNRGKVGGEKIKVNWKAVIVGFGVTFLIALFTGLYLPKMGLIAPVIGGFIALYLVEVSYINGIFYGGLPTSIAGLISTPLVFFLSPNQTNIQVANLNISPETITAILYILGTISGFILFLFIGTICGIIAVAVQKKTNKKGVYILIAAVVIVLVFILANVIRVGAVLSTFGPA; this comes from the coding sequence ATGGAAAATATTAATTGGAAAGCAGTACTGGCAGGTTCTGCTACTGCAATAGTGCTAGGTGTTTTATCTTCGTTTTTATTGATGTTATCTCCAATTTATTCCTATGGAATATACGTTGGATTCCTAATCGGTGCTCTATTAACCGGTTATATGGTCGGAGGAACTTATGTGGAAGGAGCAAAACACGGGATAGTGATGGGCATCGTCACTGCCATAATATTAGGGGGAGTTTCAATGATCTTTGATTTAATTTTTCCCCGTGAGGCTCCAGCAAGCATAGTTATTATGGGAGAGATTTATGCACTCATTATTACATTAATCGTGTGTTCCGCTGTGGGCTCAATTTTTGGAGGTATTGGGGCAGAAATAAGAGGTTACAAATTTAATAGGGGTAAAGTAGGTGGGGAAAAAATAAAGGTGAATTGGAAGGCGGTTATTGTTGGATTTGGGGTTACATTTTTAATAGCTCTATTTACTGGATTGTATTTACCAAAAATGGGTTTGATAGCACCAGTAATCGGTGGATTCATTGCTCTTTATCTTGTGGAAGTGAGTTATATTAATGGAATCTTCTACGGAGGACTGCCAACAAGCATAGCTGGACTTATATCCACCCCATTGGTCTTTTTCTTATCACCAAATCAAACAAACATTCAAGTGGCTAATTTAAACATATCACCAGAAACAATCACTGCTATTTTATATATATTGGGAACAATTTCAGGTTTCATACTATTCCTGTTCATTGGTACAATCTGTGGAATCATCGCAGTGGCTGTGCAAAAAAAGACCAATAAAAAAGGAGTATACATATTAATAGCAGCGGTTGTAATTGTTCTTGTGTTTATTTTAGCAAATGTAATTCGTGTGGGTGCGGTTCTAAGTACTTTTGGGCCAGCTTAA
- the gntH gene encoding guanitoxin biosynthesis MBL fold metallo-hydrolase GntH — protein MKKKKENNVKPFPNHIMRRIERGGRKKMKNMESNALPLPAYAGGHLAITLSPVVGTLGKEHSEMFIPGEEELADGEMRVTVLGSGNPWPTRAQASASILVEVGNPERDMFLFDLGTGAVANFASLKLPVNALNKLFISHLHADHIGDLLTLSGSLSKVGRADGPVYVWGPSGSEPRLGTKHFCAAIEEALAWNNAADKGAINPDSQKIVASEFDFSQTQVVYEANGVKVTSFPVVHCISGSVGYRLDFADLSFCFSGDARPSWPLVNACQGGVDLLIHECFPPAEALAASSGLSIERTAMALNAAHTSPKAAGKVFNLVKPRVAGLYHTLLSPEIINMIFNELGSVYEGPFVQTQDMTVFNITKESIITRQAKQVDQWPPIPGKQRAPYTPVVEEPPEWWADATISLD, from the coding sequence GTGAAGAAGAAGAAAGAAAATAATGTTAAACCCTTCCCTAATCATATAATGCGCAGAATTGAAAGAGGAGGAAGAAAAAAAATGAAGAATATGGAATCAAATGCCCTACCTTTACCAGCATATGCTGGAGGCCATCTCGCCATCACTTTGAGTCCGGTGGTTGGAACTCTTGGTAAAGAGCATTCTGAGATGTTCATTCCGGGTGAGGAAGAGCTTGCAGATGGTGAGATGCGAGTGACAGTACTGGGTAGTGGTAATCCCTGGCCCACACGCGCCCAAGCTTCGGCTAGTATTCTTGTTGAGGTAGGCAACCCCGAACGTGACATGTTCCTTTTTGACCTGGGAACCGGTGCTGTGGCGAACTTTGCCAGTCTTAAACTCCCTGTAAATGCTCTTAATAAGTTATTCATTTCTCATCTGCATGCCGACCACATTGGTGACTTGCTCACACTTAGTGGCAGTTTATCCAAAGTTGGGCGAGCTGACGGACCAGTTTATGTATGGGGCCCCAGTGGTTCCGAGCCACGTCTGGGTACCAAGCACTTCTGTGCTGCGATTGAAGAAGCATTGGCTTGGAACAACGCTGCGGATAAAGGAGCTATTAATCCAGACAGCCAGAAGATCGTGGCATCTGAGTTTGATTTCAGCCAGACACAAGTTGTTTATGAGGCCAACGGTGTTAAAGTAACATCATTCCCTGTTGTTCATTGTATCAGTGGTTCAGTTGGGTATCGTCTAGATTTCGCTGATCTTTCATTCTGTTTTTCCGGCGACGCACGTCCTTCCTGGCCGCTGGTAAATGCCTGTCAGGGTGGTGTTGATTTGTTGATCCATGAGTGCTTCCCACCTGCTGAGGCTCTTGCTGCATCTTCAGGCCTCTCTATCGAAAGAACCGCTATGGCTCTTAATGCAGCCCATACATCGCCAAAGGCTGCAGGTAAAGTATTTAATTTGGTAAAACCACGTGTAGCTGGCCTATATCACACGTTGCTCTCGCCAGAGATCATTAACATGATCTTTAATGAACTGGGCAGTGTATATGAAGGCCCTTTTGTTCAGACTCAAGACATGACCGTGTTCAACATTACTAAAGAATCTATCATCACCCGTCAGGCAAAACAAGTAGACCAGTGGCCACCAATCCCCGGAAAACAACGTGCTCCTTACACTCCAGTAGTGGAAGAACCTCCTGAATGGTGGGCAGATGCCACTATTTCCCTTGATTAG
- a CDS encoding TRAM domain-containing protein encodes MFGNDYGRDERENSSPINEGEEYDVKIEDLGRDGDGITRIEGFVVFVSGAKVGDEVKIKVNSVRRNFGFAEIVE; translated from the coding sequence ATGTTCGGAAATGATTACGGAAGAGATGAAAGGGAAAATTCCTCCCCTATTAACGAAGGGGAAGAATACGATGTTAAAATTGAAGATTTAGGTAGAGATGGTGACGGCATTACTCGTATAGAAGGTTTTGTTGTTTTCGTTTCAGGAGCTAAAGTTGGAGATGAAGTTAAAATCAAAGTAAACTCCGTCAGGAGAAACTTCGGTTTTGCAGAAATTGTAGAATAA
- the pyrF gene encoding orotidine-5'-phosphate decarboxylase, which produces MEVKNNIILALDVLSMDQARKLLDEISDYLDTIKIGYPLVLAEGLEAVTQVKEEYQCKIITDFKVADIPATNQKIADVTFQAGADALIVHGFVGPDSVASCVESAEKQGKEVFLLTEMSHPGASQFLQPVSMDIARMGVEMGIQNYVGPSTRLDRLEKIRNIIGEDSFLISPGVGTQGGDPKDTLKFADALIIGRSIYLAPDPVESLESIIDSIEF; this is translated from the coding sequence ATGGAGGTTAAAAACAATATAATACTGGCTCTGGATGTCCTCAGCATGGACCAGGCCAGAAAATTACTGGATGAAATTAGTGACTACCTGGACACCATTAAAATTGGTTATCCTCTGGTTTTAGCCGAGGGTCTGGAAGCAGTAACCCAGGTGAAAGAAGAATACCAGTGTAAGATCATCACTGACTTCAAGGTGGCGGATATACCGGCCACCAATCAGAAGATCGCCGATGTGACTTTCCAGGCTGGTGCCGATGCCCTGATTGTGCACGGCTTTGTGGGGCCGGACAGTGTGGCCAGCTGTGTGGAATCTGCTGAAAAACAGGGAAAGGAGGTTTTTCTCCTGACAGAAATGTCACATCCTGGTGCATCCCAGTTCCTGCAGCCAGTTTCCATGGACATAGCCCGTATGGGGGTGGAGATGGGTATCCAGAACTATGTGGGTCCTTCCACTCGCCTGGACCGTCTGGAAAAAATAAGAAATATTATTGGGGAGGATTCATTCCTCATATCCCCGGGTGTGGGTACTCAGGGAGGAGACCCCAAGGATACCCTGAAATTTGCTGATGCACTGATTATTGGCCGGAGCATATACCTAGCCCCGGACCCGGTAGAGTCCCTTGAGTCCATCATAGATTCTATTGAATTTTAG
- the cbiM gene encoding cobalt ECF transporter S component CbiM: protein MHIMEGFLPWQWCLVWYIISIPVVAYGVIQIKKITDENPESKPLLAVSGAFMFVLSSLKLPSVTGSCSHPTGSGLGAVLFGPAVASVMAAIVLVFQALLLAHGGLTTLGANIFSMGIVGPVVAWLIYKGVKNAGGSPLLGIFLAAALADLLTYVTTALQLSLAFPVPTFTVAFTNFMWIFAVTQIPLAIAEGLLTVVIFDYIMKLRPDILETLKVIGPKVKEKVKGVV from the coding sequence ATGCATATTATGGAAGGGTTTCTGCCCTGGCAATGGTGCCTGGTATGGTACATAATATCCATTCCAGTGGTAGCTTACGGTGTTATACAGATCAAAAAGATAACCGATGAAAATCCGGAATCAAAGCCATTACTGGCAGTCTCCGGTGCATTTATGTTTGTTTTGTCATCTTTGAAACTACCTTCAGTAACTGGTAGTTGCTCCCATCCCACCGGGTCTGGTCTGGGTGCAGTGCTCTTTGGCCCGGCAGTGGCCAGTGTAATGGCCGCCATAGTTCTGGTGTTCCAGGCCTTGCTCCTGGCCCACGGTGGACTGACCACCCTGGGGGCCAACATATTCTCCATGGGAATTGTGGGACCGGTGGTAGCCTGGCTCATATACAAAGGTGTTAAAAATGCAGGGGGATCTCCCCTACTGGGAATATTCCTGGCAGCAGCCTTAGCTGACCTTTTAACCTATGTTACCACGGCCCTGCAGTTATCCCTGGCATTTCCAGTACCCACCTTCACGGTTGCCTTCACCAACTTCATGTGGATATTCGCCGTCACCCAGATACCCCTGGCCATTGCCGAAGGACTCCTGACAGTGGTGATATTTGATTACATTATGAAACTGCGACCGGACATCCTGGAAACCCTGAAGGTTATTGGCCCCAAGGTGAAAGAGAAAGTCAAAGGAGTGGTGTGA
- a CDS encoding DUF3792 family protein — protein sequence MADKKQKQSFKTKYLDKGFNLVSIITGIIVTFVICFFISLITYTIIPSNNLSILEINLINAIEVIGVSVIGGFIATYIGKEKQLLNGICVGLGIILISIISHVYLIIQGHSNLDSSSPIITLLATLGYILAPTLGSYLAIRAT from the coding sequence ATGGCAGATAAAAAGCAAAAACAATCTTTCAAAACTAAATATTTGGATAAAGGATTTAATCTCGTTTCTATTATTACTGGAATCATTGTCACGTTTGTTATTTGTTTTTTCATATCCTTGATAACTTACACAATTATTCCTTCAAACAACTTAAGCATATTAGAAATTAATCTAATTAATGCAATTGAAGTTATTGGAGTTTCAGTTATTGGAGGATTTATAGCTACATACATTGGAAAAGAAAAACAATTATTAAATGGAATCTGTGTAGGGTTAGGAATTATTCTTATTTCAATCATATCCCATGTGTATTTAATTATTCAAGGCCATTCAAATCTCGACTCATCCAGCCCGATCATTACCCTATTAGCAACTTTAGGATATATTTTAGCTCCAACCTTAGGTAGCTACCTCGCAATCAGAGCAACTTAA
- a CDS encoding AI-2E family transporter, producing MIEDLKTKSYVWQIMIIAVIFVAIIGMKYTSEILAPILLSIFIAIIIYPVLKWLMNKGLSYNQSVLVTLVGTLVLGAGILAFLAFSLVQLVKQLPDLTITSGGILAQYGNEIIKFIVTHIPLENIAGLMALGIFMLFAVIFLVYELPIIKVRLVKGLGADSPTLNKIFDLVQANITYFIIRAKVNFIYGIGVSAILFVFDINFAVLWGLLTFALGFIPYLGIIIAAIPPVLVAWAKYGIGGAIAMGVFFIIINTVAESYIFPRLTGKGLEMSVFVVFVSLFVWGWILGPTGFLIGVPLTLVVIKYLQNYDETRWLALLMGSEEEERK from the coding sequence ATGATTGAAGATTTGAAAACAAAATCGTATGTGTGGCAGATTATGATCATTGCTGTTATTTTCGTGGCAATTATAGGAATGAAATATACTTCTGAGATTTTAGCACCAATACTGCTTTCCATATTTATTGCCATAATCATATATCCTGTTTTGAAGTGGCTTATGAATAAAGGCCTTTCATACAACCAGTCTGTATTAGTAACTCTGGTCGGAACCTTGGTTTTAGGTGCTGGAATTTTAGCTTTTTTAGCGTTTTCACTCGTTCAATTAGTAAAACAATTGCCAGATCTCACCATAACCTCAGGGGGAATTCTGGCACAATACGGAAATGAAATAATAAAATTCATTGTCACTCACATCCCCCTAGAGAATATTGCCGGGCTAATGGCCTTGGGAATTTTCATGCTGTTTGCTGTAATATTCCTGGTGTATGAACTTCCCATAATAAAAGTTAGGCTTGTAAAAGGGTTAGGTGCTGATAGTCCCACTTTGAACAAGATATTTGATCTTGTTCAAGCTAACATCACGTACTTTATCATAAGGGCAAAAGTAAACTTCATTTATGGAATTGGTGTTTCAGCTATTCTTTTTGTCTTTGACATTAACTTTGCAGTTCTGTGGGGATTATTAACCTTTGCCCTGGGGTTCATCCCCTATTTAGGCATTATAATAGCAGCCATACCTCCGGTATTAGTAGCCTGGGCTAAATATGGTATAGGGGGAGCTATCGCCATGGGGGTTTTCTTCATAATTATTAATACTGTAGCGGAAAGCTATATCTTCCCCAGGTTAACTGGAAAAGGACTTGAGATGTCCGTTTTTGTAGTGTTTGTTTCATTATTTGTATGGGGCTGGATTTTAGGGCCCACTGGATTTTTAATTGGGGTTCCATTGACTTTGGTGGTCATAAAGTATCTCCAAAACTACGATGAAACACGATGGCTGGCCTTATTAATGGGTAGTGAAGAAGAAGAAAGAAAATAA
- a CDS encoding energy-coupling factor ABC transporter substrate-binding protein, translated as MDSKYYIVILAIVAVIAILPLAMYSGLGEEEGYFGGADDAAGTAIEETGYEPWFSSIWEPPSGEIASLLFAIQAAIGAIIIGYILGYFHGQANERKKMEKEGEK; from the coding sequence ATGGATAGCAAGTACTACATTGTCATACTGGCCATTGTCGCGGTAATTGCCATCCTCCCCCTGGCCATGTACAGTGGCCTGGGTGAAGAAGAGGGCTACTTCGGTGGAGCCGATGATGCCGCAGGCACAGCTATCGAAGAAACAGGATACGAACCTTGGTTCAGTTCCATCTGGGAACCACCAAGTGGTGAGATTGCCAGTCTGTTATTTGCCATTCAAGCAGCCATTGGAGCCATAATAATTGGTTACATATTGGGATATTTCCATGGGCAGGCCAATGAGCGTAAAAAAATGGAAAAAGAAGGTGAAAAATAG
- a CDS encoding dienelactone hydrolase family protein, translating into MANIVIFHSVLGLRRGIIEAAEMLKDKGHNVLTPDLYNGETFDDMELALEKFEEIGIKEMVSRTISSVKDFPSETVYAGFSNGGTSAELLAGTKPGARGCLLFHAALPLNMIGIERWPSNVPVQVHYAAEDPWKNQQFIDEFSKSIHQSGASYEYFEYPVTGHLFTDPDSQDYNRKSSELLWQRAIQFLQDIK; encoded by the coding sequence ATGGCAAATATAGTAATCTTTCATTCGGTTTTAGGGCTTCGAAGGGGAATAATTGAAGCTGCAGAAATGTTAAAGGATAAAGGACATAATGTTCTCACTCCAGATCTTTATAATGGTGAAACATTTGATGATATGGAACTAGCACTCGAAAAATTTGAGGAAATTGGAATCAAAGAAATGGTGTCTCGTACCATTTCTTCAGTTAAAGATTTTCCCAGTGAAACAGTTTATGCCGGATTTTCGAATGGAGGAACGTCGGCTGAGTTACTTGCTGGAACAAAGCCTGGTGCCAGGGGATGTCTTTTATTTCACGCTGCTTTACCCCTTAATATGATTGGAATTGAAAGGTGGCCATCAAATGTCCCTGTTCAGGTTCATTATGCCGCTGAAGATCCGTGGAAAAATCAACAATTTATCGATGAATTTTCAAAGAGCATTCATCAATCTGGCGCCAGTTATGAATATTTTGAGTATCCGGTCACAGGACACCTGTTCACTGACCCAGATTCACAAGATTACAACAGAAAATCATCTGAATTGTTGTGGCAACGGGCAATACAGTTTTTACAGGATATTAAATGA
- a CDS encoding DUF6602 domain-containing protein produces MNVGAIFNEVSKKMCSDLEMARASISHPGMKGGSAEATFRGFLKNYLPKNLDISTGILVNAQGESSRQLDVIISDSLKTPIFYEKDKQRVIPVECAYAVIEVKTKLDKKELEKSFENMKSVRKLKKTAYTRKKGPVKHFHVMYGKEWEIWPINYFIFAYESINLQTLSKQVRHIHKKENLPLNSRIDTICVLNGGVICNLDINGQLSALPDEGSKLVYLNSENSLLLFYTLIMHYMNQTELLPNFNFTNYLGNIDLGNITIPK; encoded by the coding sequence ATGAATGTCGGAGCTATATTTAATGAAGTTTCAAAGAAGATGTGTTCCGATCTCGAAATGGCTAGAGCGAGTATTAGTCATCCTGGAATGAAAGGGGGTTCAGCTGAAGCAACTTTCAGAGGTTTTCTAAAAAATTATCTTCCTAAAAATTTAGATATTTCAACTGGAATTCTTGTTAACGCTCAAGGAGAATCTTCGAGACAACTAGATGTCATAATATCAGATAGTCTAAAAACTCCTATTTTTTATGAAAAAGATAAACAAAGAGTTATTCCTGTGGAATGTGCATATGCTGTCATTGAAGTTAAAACTAAGTTAGATAAGAAAGAACTGGAAAAATCTTTTGAAAATATGAAAAGTGTTAGGAAACTTAAAAAAACTGCATATACACGTAAAAAAGGACCAGTAAAACATTTTCATGTAATGTATGGTAAAGAATGGGAAATTTGGCCCATAAACTATTTTATATTTGCTTATGAATCTATTAATCTACAAACTTTATCAAAACAGGTTAGACATATACATAAAAAAGAAAATTTACCATTAAATTCCCGAATTGATACAATATGTGTTCTTAATGGAGGTGTGATCTGCAATTTAGATATAAATGGGCAATTATCTGCATTACCTGATGAGGGATCTAAATTAGTGTATTTAAACAGTGAAAATTCATTATTATTGTTCTATACTTTAATCATGCATTATATGAATCAAACAGAGTTGCTTCCTAATTTTAACTTTACAAACTATCTGGGTAATATTGATTTAGGTAATATAACAATACCCAAATAA
- a CDS encoding HXXEE domain-containing protein, whose translation MDLTILWLVPVAYFIHILEESPRFVPWAIKYIGAPETFGQFVIGNVIFMAYVIIATSLAIFYPSELTLVIGLSSAAWIFSNFLIHAYYTLRTGEYSPGVVTASAIYVPVSLYIYYNFLVSGMLNNLDLVLSVIIGFAVMYVPTMIQQKRKGKR comes from the coding sequence ATGGATTTAACAATTTTATGGCTGGTACCGGTAGCATATTTTATACATATCTTAGAAGAATCACCACGTTTCGTTCCGTGGGCCATTAAATATATTGGTGCACCTGAAACCTTCGGCCAGTTCGTTATTGGAAATGTTATTTTCATGGCTTACGTTATCATAGCCACATCACTTGCAATCTTTTATCCCAGCGAATTAACCCTGGTTATCGGATTATCCTCCGCTGCATGGATATTTTCAAACTTCTTGATCCATGCATACTACACCCTACGCACCGGTGAATATTCTCCCGGGGTGGTGACTGCCAGTGCAATATATGTTCCGGTTTCATTGTATATTTACTACAACTTTTTAGTATCTGGAATGTTAAACAACCTAGACCTAGTATTGTCCGTAATCATAGGTTTTGCAGTGATGTATGTCCCAACCATGATACAACAAAAGAGAAAAGGAAAAAGATAG
- a CDS encoding TRAM domain-containing protein: protein MFGSSYGRDERENSAPINEGEEYDVKIEDLGRDGDGITRIEGFVVFVSGAKVGDEVKIRINSVRRNFGFAEVVE from the coding sequence ATGTTTGGAAGTAGTTACGGAAGAGATGAAAGGGAAAATTCTGCCCCTATTAACGAAGGGGAAGAATACGATGTTAAAATTGAAGATTTAGGTAGAGATGGCGACGGCATTACCCGTATCGAAGGGTTTGTTGTCTTTGTTTCTGGAGCTAAAGTCGGTGACGAAGTTAAAATCAGAATCAACTCCGTCCGCAGGAACTTTGGTTTCGCTGAAGTAGTAGAATAA
- a CDS encoding deoxyhypusine synthase, producing the protein MKIDPGMTTLQLIEEMGKSGVLGAGRMYRATELLAEVISDEDTTVFLSIAGPMVPGGLRKIIRDLIADGHVDVVITSGANLTHDLLETFGGSHYREHDETDEELCQMGMGRIGDVYTKAQDFEVFEKKISILLEEIAQKHNQLNIREFITEIGNSIQDPESIICTAAEKNVPIYAPGLIDSMLGLQLWMFTQENQLTLDAPGDMHELSDIVYSSKKVATVILGGGLPKHYALASNILTGGVDAAIQVTLDRSEAGSLGGAPLEEAKSWAKAKCGSKLVTVIGDATIIFPLMVAGAREKLDK; encoded by the coding sequence ATGAAAATAGACCCTGGAATGACCACCCTCCAATTAATTGAGGAAATGGGTAAAAGTGGGGTTCTAGGGGCTGGCCGAATGTACAGGGCCACCGAGCTCCTGGCAGAAGTAATCAGTGATGAGGACACCACGGTTTTCCTGAGCATTGCCGGGCCCATGGTTCCCGGAGGCCTCCGGAAGATCATCCGGGACTTGATAGCGGATGGCCACGTGGATGTGGTTATAACCAGTGGGGCCAACCTCACCCACGATCTTTTGGAAACATTTGGTGGTTCACACTACCGGGAACATGATGAAACTGATGAAGAACTCTGTCAGATGGGCATGGGCCGTATCGGTGATGTTTACACTAAAGCCCAGGACTTCGAGGTCTTCGAAAAAAAGATAAGCATCCTCCTGGAGGAAATTGCCCAAAAACACAATCAACTCAATATCCGGGAGTTTATAACCGAGATAGGAAACAGTATCCAGGACCCGGAATCCATAATCTGCACTGCCGCGGAAAAAAATGTCCCTATCTATGCACCAGGCCTCATTGACAGTATGCTGGGCCTGCAACTGTGGATGTTCACCCAGGAAAACCAGCTAACCCTGGATGCCCCTGGAGACATGCACGAATTATCCGACATAGTCTACAGTTCAAAAAAGGTGGCCACCGTGATCCTGGGAGGAGGACTCCCCAAACACTATGCCCTGGCATCCAACATCTTAACCGGTGGAGTGGATGCCGCGATACAGGTGACCCTGGACCGCAGTGAAGCCGGCAGCCTGGGAGGAGCACCCCTGGAAGAGGCCAAATCATGGGCCAAGGCCAAATGCGGATCCAAACTGGTGACCGTAATTGGAGATGCCACCATAATCTTCCCCCTCATGGTGGCCGGAGCCCGGGAAAAACTAGATAAATAG
- a CDS encoding DUF2188 domain-containing protein produces MSDNDRMVYKKDGKWVNKKNQSDKASSVHNTQQEAVDAASQMLENQGGGELSIKGLNGKIRDKKTISPGKDPYPPKG; encoded by the coding sequence ATGAGTGATAATGACAGAATGGTCTATAAAAAAGACGGTAAATGGGTAAATAAAAAGAACCAATCAGACAAAGCATCTAGCGTCCATAATACACAACAAGAGGCAGTAGATGCAGCTTCGCAGATGTTGGAAAACCAAGGTGGAGGAGAATTATCAATAAAAGGATTAAATGGTAAAATAAGGGATAAAAAGACTATTTCGCCAGGAAAAGATCCATATCCTCCAAAAGGGTAG